In Gossypium raimondii isolate GPD5lz chromosome 12, ASM2569854v1, whole genome shotgun sequence, a single window of DNA contains:
- the LOC105765281 gene encoding uncharacterized protein LOC105765281, translated as MAWRGVGKKGLNASLIRALASAPVGLSAGLNSSSTFDLAVKSLSASFKCVPGLSFSLFLRGSRYHKILKNEPLIRYFHASPELLARKGIEEELGLKVSKKKPKGKYSKRERSPPVVAPYVPKLKRTNKSLQERTVEIFDGMTLVELAKRTGEGIGVLQDILINVGESIDSEFHPLSIDIAELIAMEVGASVKRIHVSEGKEILPRPPVVTVMGHVDHGKTSLLDSLRQTSVAANEAGGITQHLGAFVVSMQSGASITFLDTPGHAAFSAMRARGAAVTDIVVLVVAADDGVMPQTLEAISHAKAANVPIVVAVNKCDKPAANSERVKLQLASEGLLLEDMGGDIQVVEVSALKKTGLDNLEEALLLQAEVMNLKARVDGPAQAYVVEARLHKGRGPLATAIVKAGTLVCGQHVVVGSEWGRIRAIRDVVGNLAERATPAMPVEIEGLKGLPMAGDDIIVVQSEERARMLSAGRKKKFERDRLLKISNGRAEELEQSEEVPQRAEMPIIVKADVQGTVQAVTDALRSLNSPQVFVNVVHVGVGPVCQSDVDLAQACGACIVGFNVKSPASSITMAATQAGIKILMHRVIYHLLEDIGNMIVEKAPGTFETQVAGEAEVLNIFEIKGKSKAKGGDVKIAGCRVIDGCVSKTATMRLLRSGEVVFEGPCASLKQEKHDVEKVGKGNECGLVLCNCDAFQIGDVIQCLEQVVRKPKFISSESGAVRIEC; from the exons ATGGCTTGGCGAGGGGTTGGGAAGaaa GGACTTAATGCCAGTCTCATTAGAGCTCTGGCTTCAGCACCTGTTGGACTTTCAGCTGGCTTAAATTCTTCGTCTACTTTTGATCTTGCAGTAAAATCACTTTCTGCTTCTTTTAAATGTGTGCCTG GGTTGTCTTTCAGTTTGTTTCTACGGGGATCTAGATatcacaaaattttgaaaaatgaaccTTTAATACG GTATTTTCATGCAAGTCCAGAATTACTGGCTAGAAAGGGCATTGAGGAGGAATTGGGTTTAAAGGTTAGCAAGAAAAAACCTAAAGGGAAGTATAGCAAGAGGGAAAGGAGCCCGCCTGTTGTAGCTCCATATGTTCCTAAACTGAAGAGAACAAACAAATCCTTGCAAGAGAGAACTGTTGAGATATTTGACGGTATGACCCTTGTTGAGCTCGCAAAGCGAACTGGTGAGGGCATAGGTGTTCTTCAGGATATTCTCATAAATGTTGGGGAAAGTATTGATTCTGAATTTCACCCTCTAAGCATTGATATTGCGGAGCTCATTGCAATG GAAGTTGGAGCCAGTGTCAAGAGGATACATGTCAGTGAAGGTAAAGAAATTCTCCCACGGCCACCCGTTGTGACTGTCATGGGTCATGTTGACCATGGTAAAACTTCCCTTTTAGATTCTTTACGTCAAACATCAGTGGCAGCCAATGAAGCTGGAGGCATTACTCAACATCTTGGTGCTTTTGTTGTTAGCATGCAGTCAGGGGCATCAATTACATTCCTCGACACCCCTGGTCATGCCGCATTTAGTGCAATGCGAGCAAGAGGTGCAGCTGTCACGGATATTGTTGTGTTAGTTGTAGCTGCGGATGATGGGGTGATGCCCCAGACTCTTGAAGCTATCTCTCATGCAAAGGCAGCTAATGTACCAATCGTGGTTGCTGTTAATAAATGTGATAAACCAGCTGCTAACTCTGAGAGAGTAAAACTACAGCTTGCTTCTGAGGGTTTGCTGTTGGAGGATATGGGTGGAGATATTCAAGTGGTTGAAGTTTCAGCATTAAAGAAAACCGGATTGGATAACTTGGAGGAAGCTTTGCTACTGCAGGCTGAGGTGATGAACCTAAAAGCACGTGTAGATGGACCTGCACAAGCTTATGTCGTGGAGGCCAGACTTCACAAAGGGCGAGGCCCATTAGCCACTGCAATAGTAAAAGCAGGGACTTTGGTTTGTGGGCAGCATGTGGTTGTGGGCTCAGAGTGGGGCAGAATAAGAGCCATTAGAGATGTGGTTGGGAATTTGGCAGAGCGGGCAACACCTGCAATGCCAGTTGAGATTGAAGGTTTGAAGGGGCTTCCGATGGCAGGTGATGACATTATAGTTGTGCAATCTGAGGAGCGCGCTAGAATGCTTAGTGCagggaggaaaaagaaatttgagagagaCAGGCTATTGAAGATCAGCAATGGAAGGGCCGAGGAATTGGAACAATCAGAAGAAGTGCCTCAGAGGGCTGAAATGCCAATCATTGTAAAAGCAGATGTACAAGGCACTGTCCAGGCTGTTACCGATGCACTGAGATCTTTAAATAGTCCTCAG GTTTTCGTGAATGTAGTCCATGTAGGGGTGGGGCCTGTTTGTCAGTCTGATGTGGACCTAGCGCAGGCATGTGGTGCATGCATTGTTGGATTTAATGTGAAAAGTCCTGCTAGTTCTATTACTATGGCAGCCACTCAAGCCGGCATAAAG ATACTGATGCACCGTGTCATATATCACCTTTTGGAGGACATCGGCAATATGATAGTAGAGAAGGCCCCTGGCACTTTTGAAACTCAGGTAGCCGGGGAAGCTGAGGTGCTGAATATCTTTGAGATAAAGGGAAAAAGCAAGGCAAAAGGTGGGGATGTAAAGATTGCAGGCTGCCGGGTGATTGACGGTTGCGTCTCCAAAACAGCAACCATGAGGCTGTTGAGAAGCGGAGAAGTTGTGTTCGAAGGACCTTGTGCATCATTGAAGCAGGAGAAACACGACGTCGAGAAAGTAGGGAAAGGGAACGAATGCGGGCTCGTGCTCTGTAATTGTGATGCTTTCCAGATTGGAGATGTCATCCAATGCTTGGAGCAAGTGGTTCGGAAACCCAAGTTCATTTCATCGGAAAGTGGGGCTGTTCGAATCGAGTGCTGA
- the LOC105765282 gene encoding putative glucose-6-phosphate 1-epimerase yields the protein MNNSGLAVEVSKDRNGADQILLRNPRGASAKVGLHGGQVLSWRTDRGEELLFTSSKAIFKPPYAVRGGIPICFPQFGQRGSLEQHGFARNRTWIIDENPPPLHPNDACGKAYIDLLLKPSEDDLKIWPHSFEFRLRVNLTADGNLSLISRIRNINCKPFSFSIAYHTYFSISDISEVRVEGLETLDYLDNLYQRERFTEQGDALTFESEVDRVYLGSRDAIAIFDHERKRTFFIKKEGLPDVGVWNPWEKKSKAMVDFGDEEYKQMLCVNGAAVEKPITLKPGEEWTGRLELSVVPSS from the exons ATGAATAATTCTGGGTTAGCTGTTGAAGTCTCAAAGGATAGAAATGGAGCTGATCAGATTCTTCTTCGGAATCCTCGCGGGGCATCTGCAAAG GTTGGCTTGCATGGAGGACAGGTTCTTTCATGGAGGACTGACCGAGGTGAAGAATTGCTGTTCACAAGCAGCAAG GCAATTTTCAAGCCACCATATGCTGTTCGAGGAGGGATACCTATATGTTTCCCACAG TTTGGTCAGCGAGGATCGCTCGAGCAACACGGATTTGCCCGGAACAGGACTTGGATCATTGATGAGAATCCGCCACCATTGCATCCAAATGATGCCTGTGGCAAGGCCTATATCGATTTACTGCTAAAGCCATCGGAAGATGATTTGAAGATCTGGCCACACAG TTTTGAGTTTCGTCTTCGGGTAAATTTGACTGCGGATGGAAATCTTAGCTTGATATCACGTATCCGGAATATCAATTGCAAGCCTTTCAGTTTCTCAATTGCTTATCACACATATTTCTCCATATCTGATATCAG TGAAGTGAGAGTAGAGGGATTGGAGACTCTTGACTATCTTGACAACCTATACCAAAGGGAGCGCTTCACCGAACAAGGAGACGCCCTAACATTTGAGTCCGAG GTGGACAGAGTTTATCTCGGCTCAAGAGATGCCATTGCAATATTCGACCACGAAAGAAAACGGACCTTTTTCATAAAGAAAGAAGGCCTTCCAGATGTTG GTGTTTGGAATCCATGGGAGAAGAAATCTAAAGCCATGGTTGATTTTGGGGATGAGGAATACAAACAGATGCTTTGTGTGAATGGGGCAGCAGTTGAAAAACCAATAACATTGAAGCCAGGTGAGGAATGGACTGGCCGTCTGGAGCTTTCGGTTGTCCCTTCAAGTTAA